A genomic segment from Chitinophagaceae bacterium encodes:
- the polA gene encoding DNA polymerase I, with translation MQKKLFLLDAYALIFRAYYALIRSPRITSKGRNTNAQFGFTNTLLDLLNNQKPTHIAVCFDTAAATERHTDFADYKANRQETPEDIREAVPDIQKIISGFNIPVIAIDGYEADDVIGALAKKAEKKGYEVYMVTPDKDYGQLVSEKIKIYKPGYQGGSFEILGPKEVCEKWDIENVGQVIDILGLMGDAVDNIPGIKGIGEKTAAKLLKEFHTLENVLDNAANIKGAVGEKIKNGKEDAIISKKLATILLNVPIDFDEGQFEIKEKNKETLLEVFEQLEFKTMAKRVLGEEIKPTAVPNIPETAQLDLFGNAVETILPAVNEIISVSAETGDETYFAGKNITNIKHNYTVATAKEVLDAVINCKEICFDSETTGIDPNQAKLVGLSFSITATEGWYVPCPDDDTAVNKIFQTLKPLFDDEKKLWIGQNIKYDMLMLKWYGIVLKGEIFDTMLAHYVIEPDGKRSMDWLSAKYLGYEPIPIEELIGKKGKNQGNMKDVELEKIKEYAVEDADITLQLKNVFVPKLKQYGVENVFYKVDNPLVKVLTNMEFEGIRIDEAFLNHYSKELETDAKKAEESVYKQAGVRFNLASPKQLGEVLFEKLQLDSKAKKTKTGQYATGEDILLKLSHEHKICDDILAFRELSKLKSTYVDALPQLINPKSGRVHTSYAQAVAVTGRLASNNPNLQNIPIRTERGREIRKAFIPRNDQYVLVSADYSQIELRIVAAISGDKNMCQAFKEGIDIHTATAAKVFNVKPEAVTKEMRYKAKSVNFGIIYGQSAFGLAENIGVSRSEAKEIIDNYKKQFSGIQKYMDGSINFAKENGYVQTLMGRKRWLKDINSANFTVRGFAERNAINSPIQGTAADMIKLAMIKIDDAFNKNKFQSKMLLQVHDELVFDVLKTELDAVKPVILHCMQTAMALPNDVPANAEIGAGENWLEAH, from the coding sequence ATGCAAAAAAAATTATTCTTACTGGATGCGTATGCCCTAATTTTCAGGGCATATTATGCATTAATCCGCAGCCCACGCATTACCAGTAAAGGGCGAAACACCAATGCCCAATTTGGTTTCACCAATACCTTACTCGATCTTTTAAACAACCAAAAACCTACACATATTGCTGTGTGTTTTGATACGGCAGCAGCTACAGAAAGGCATACCGATTTTGCCGATTATAAAGCCAACCGGCAGGAAACCCCCGAAGACATCAGGGAGGCTGTTCCCGATATTCAAAAAATAATCAGCGGGTTTAATATTCCCGTAATTGCAATTGATGGTTATGAGGCCGATGATGTAATTGGCGCTTTAGCCAAAAAGGCCGAAAAAAAAGGATACGAAGTGTATATGGTTACACCAGATAAAGATTATGGCCAACTGGTAAGTGAAAAAATTAAAATTTATAAACCTGGCTACCAGGGCGGAAGTTTTGAAATATTGGGCCCAAAGGAAGTATGTGAAAAATGGGATATTGAAAATGTAGGCCAGGTAATAGATATACTAGGCTTAATGGGTGATGCGGTAGATAATATACCCGGCATAAAAGGTATTGGAGAAAAAACAGCCGCTAAATTGCTCAAAGAATTTCACACACTGGAAAATGTGTTAGATAATGCCGCTAATATTAAAGGCGCCGTTGGCGAAAAAATAAAAAACGGTAAAGAAGATGCCATTATAAGTAAAAAGCTGGCTACAATTTTATTAAATGTACCTATAGATTTTGATGAAGGGCAATTTGAGATTAAAGAAAAAAACAAGGAAACATTACTGGAGGTTTTTGAACAGCTTGAATTTAAAACCATGGCAAAGCGGGTATTGGGGGAAGAAATAAAACCTACAGCAGTACCCAATATTCCTGAAACAGCTCAATTGGATTTGTTTGGCAACGCTGTTGAAACAATACTTCCGGCAGTAAATGAAATAATTTCGGTTTCGGCAGAAACAGGTGATGAAACTTATTTTGCCGGAAAAAATATTACTAACATAAAGCATAATTATACCGTTGCTACAGCAAAAGAAGTGCTTGATGCTGTTATAAATTGCAAAGAAATTTGTTTCGATAGCGAAACCACAGGTATTGACCCTAACCAGGCAAAGCTGGTGGGCCTAAGCTTTAGCATTACAGCCACAGAAGGTTGGTATGTTCCCTGCCCCGATGATGATACCGCCGTAAATAAAATTTTCCAAACTTTAAAGCCATTGTTTGACGATGAAAAAAAATTATGGATAGGCCAAAATATTAAATACGATATGTTGATGCTAAAATGGTATGGCATTGTATTAAAAGGTGAAATATTTGACACCATGCTGGCGCATTATGTAATAGAACCCGATGGCAAAAGAAGTATGGATTGGCTGAGCGCAAAATATCTCGGTTATGAACCTATACCCATTGAAGAACTCATTGGTAAAAAAGGGAAAAACCAGGGCAATATGAAAGATGTGGAATTAGAAAAAATTAAAGAATATGCCGTTGAAGATGCAGACATCACCCTGCAGCTTAAAAATGTATTTGTCCCAAAACTAAAACAATACGGCGTTGAAAATGTTTTTTACAAAGTAGATAACCCATTGGTAAAAGTGCTTACCAATATGGAGTTTGAAGGCATCCGTATTGATGAAGCCTTTTTAAACCATTATTCAAAAGAATTGGAAACCGATGCCAAAAAAGCAGAAGAATCGGTATATAAACAGGCAGGCGTAAGATTTAACCTTGCCTCACCCAAGCAATTGGGCGAAGTGCTTTTTGAAAAACTTCAACTGGACTCCAAAGCCAAAAAAACAAAAACAGGCCAATATGCAACAGGCGAAGATATATTATTGAAACTTTCGCATGAGCATAAAATTTGCGATGATATTCTTGCTTTTCGTGAACTCAGTAAATTAAAATCCACTTATGTAGATGCATTACCGCAACTTATTAACCCCAAAAGTGGCCGTGTGCATACCAGTTATGCTCAAGCCGTAGCTGTTACCGGGAGGCTGGCAAGCAACAATCCAAATTTGCAAAATATTCCCATACGCACCGAAAGGGGAAGGGAAATTCGCAAAGCATTTATACCCAGAAACGATCAATACGTTTTAGTTTCGGCAGATTACTCACAAATAGAACTACGCATTGTTGCCGCAATAAGTGGCGATAAAAATATGTGCCAGGCATTTAAAGAAGGTATAGATATACATACCGCCACCGCAGCAAAAGTTTTTAACGTAAAACCAGAAGCCGTTACCAAAGAAATGCGCTATAAAGCCAAGAGCGTAAACTTTGGTATTATTTACGGCCAAAGCGCTTTTGGGCTAGCAGAAAATATTGGGGTTTCCCGTTCAGAGGCCAAAGAAATAATTGACAATTATAAAAAGCAATTCAGTGGCATTCAAAAATACATGGATGGCAGCATTAATTTTGCCAAAGAAAACGGGTATGTACAAACTTTAATGGGTCGAAAGAGATGGCTGAAAGACATTAACAGCGCCAACTTTACCGTACGTGGCTTTGCCGAAAGAAATGCCATTAACAGCCCAATACAAGGAACAGCAGCCGATATGATAAAATTAGCTATGATAAAAATTGATGATGCATTTAATAAAAATAAATTTCAATCTAAAATGCTGCTGCAGGTGCATGATGAACTGGTATTTGATGTACTCAAAACTGAACTGGATGCCGTAAAACCGGTAATTCTCCATTGTATGCAAACGGCAATGGCCCTGCCCAATGATGTGCCTGCCAATGCAGAAATAGGAGCTGGTGAAAATTGGCTGGAGGCGCATTGA